From Phragmites australis chromosome 5, lpPhrAust1.1, whole genome shotgun sequence, a single genomic window includes:
- the LOC133918664 gene encoding uncharacterized protein LOC133918664, with amino-acid sequence MYTVRFFSFPILLLSIPPLPRSLTSIPVPLDATLSISFPWPPQPSLPPLAPDPVATRLSLRSRPPSSRSSAQTQAVCAATLLLRACSCGHLHILLVSHSLSYTHNDPFPGVTTGYQPLLPPHHHHHPSGTYSTANARRFAGGTSEGSMTLEFAMSEYGGGHGTLPEFMGANATRELTPIALHVSAKICLCASLRCGT; translated from the exons ATGTATACCGTCCGATTCTTCTCCTTCCCGATCCTTCTGCTTTCAATTCCTCCCCTTCCTCGGTCCCTCACCTCCATCCCTGTCCCTCTCGATGCGACCCTCTCCATCTCCTTCCCGTGGCCACCCCAACCATCGCTGCCGCCACTGGCTCCCGATCCCGTCGCCACACGACTGTCTCTTCGCTCGCGGCCTCCCTCCTCGCGCTCCTCTGCCCAGACCCAAGCCGTCTGCGCCGCCACCTTGCTCCTGCGCGCCTGCTCTTGCGGCCACCTCCACATCCTCCTGGTGTCCCACTCCCTCTCCTACACGCACAACGACCCCTTCCCTGGGGTGACCACAGGGTACCAACCGCTGCTCCcgccgcaccaccaccaccacccgaGCGGGACCTACTCCACCGCCAACGCCCGCCGCTTCGCCGGCGGCACCAGTGAGGGGTCCATGACGCTCGAGTTCGCCATGTCTGAGTACGGCGGCGGGCATGGCACCCTGCCGGAGTTTATGGGCGCCAACGCAACAAGGGAACTGACGCCAATCGCCCTCCATGTTTCTGCCAAAATTTGTCTTTGTGCATCTCTCCGGT GTGGAACTTAG